From the genome of Blautia pseudococcoides, one region includes:
- a CDS encoding PucR family transcriptional regulator yields MKLSAVLLSEMMNKEFHVISQGNLDTTESFLRPFLYEDGSGFSTGHICLVRAKDTESLASQLTGPVFLIISLRPGESFTTPSHPYLVLDTGYTLSRIFNFIQDLYDTFDTWDERLSTILLSNGSVRDLLSVSLEIFHNPLCVIGLDFTPVANAGTEGIPEKYHLYSEDGLNIEYVNALAQDEDYTKMLDSDVPVFFPGYITGLNTLNVNVRQDGHTTHRLALIEYEHPIENGNGYLLAHLGGYVEYLLYHEQAPASRQSDALHKILLTVLSDRTADYLDISQRLSALGWSTQHDYLCLIFQITYLDQKKITTRAICNYLEKQFPYSCSFLFKEEIVTYFNLSRLDMDEDTVAGSLTYFIRDSFLKAGYSRPMQGHMNLRRQYIQASTALDVGSRKKPYLWIHHFNNVALTYILEQSTRRLPGYMLCHDKLLDLQKIDREQNTEYMLTLRTYLEENLNATQAASLLFIHRSTFLYRLDKIKNILDSGLDDPEEIFYLNLSFRLLEQEEEKN; encoded by the coding sequence TTGAAGTTATCAGCAGTGCTTTTATCCGAAATGATGAATAAAGAATTTCATGTTATCTCTCAGGGAAATCTGGATACAACTGAGAGTTTTCTTCGTCCATTTTTATATGAGGACGGTTCCGGCTTTTCCACAGGGCATATCTGTCTTGTGAGGGCCAAAGACACGGAATCACTGGCCTCACAGCTCACAGGACCGGTCTTTCTGATCATCTCCTTAAGACCCGGTGAAAGCTTTACAACGCCTTCGCACCCCTATCTGGTTCTGGATACCGGCTATACTCTGAGCCGCATCTTCAATTTTATCCAGGACCTCTACGACACTTTTGACACCTGGGATGAACGCCTCAGTACCATTCTGCTGAGCAACGGCAGTGTCCGTGACCTTCTCAGTGTATCCCTGGAAATCTTTCATAACCCTCTGTGTGTCATCGGACTGGATTTTACACCCGTGGCTAATGCCGGGACAGAAGGGATACCGGAAAAATATCATCTGTACTCAGAGGATGGCTTGAACATTGAATATGTTAATGCACTGGCTCAGGATGAGGACTACACAAAAATGCTGGACTCCGACGTTCCTGTATTCTTCCCGGGTTATATTACGGGGCTGAACACCCTGAACGTCAATGTGCGGCAGGACGGGCATACCACACACCGTCTGGCACTCATAGAATATGAGCACCCCATAGAGAACGGCAACGGCTATCTGCTTGCCCATCTGGGAGGCTATGTGGAATATCTGCTCTACCACGAACAGGCCCCTGCCTCACGGCAGTCCGATGCGCTGCACAAGATCCTTCTTACCGTGCTCTCTGACCGCACAGCCGACTATCTGGACATCAGCCAGAGACTGTCTGCCCTTGGCTGGAGCACACAGCACGATTATCTGTGCCTGATCTTCCAGATCACCTATCTGGATCAGAAGAAAATCACCACCAGGGCTATCTGCAACTATCTGGAAAAACAGTTTCCCTATTCCTGCAGCTTTCTTTTCAAAGAAGAGATCGTCACATATTTTAATCTGAGCCGCCTGGATATGGATGAAGATACCGTAGCGGGCAGCCTTACTTATTTCATCAGGGACAGTTTCCTGAAAGCCGGATACAGCCGCCCCATGCAGGGCCATATGAATCTGCGGCGCCAGTATATCCAGGCCAGCACAGCCCTGGATGTGGGAAGCCGGAAAAAGCCGTACCTGTGGATCCACCACTTCAACAATGTGGCACTCACCTACATCCTGGAACAGTCCACACGCAGACTGCCCGGATATATGCTGTGCCATGACAAACTTCTTGATCTGCAGAAAATTGACCGGGAGCAGAATACGGAATACATGCTCACCCTCAGAACTTATCTGGAAGAAAATCTCAACGCCACACAGGCTGCCTCATTGCTGTTCATCCACCGAAGCACATTTCTTTACCGCCTGGATAAGATCAAAAATATTCTGGATTCCGGTCTGGATGACCCGGAAGAAATTTTTTATCTGAACCTGTCCTTCCGTCTTCTGGAGCAGGAGGAGGAAAAAAATTAA
- a CDS encoding corrinoid protein yields the protein MSKIQVVADAVAAGKAKLVGGLVQEALDDGCQAVDVLNAMIDAMGVVGERFKNNEIFVPEMLVAARAMKKGVEVLKPHLASGSAGVCGKMVIGTVAGDLHDIGKNLVAMMIESAGFEVIDLGVDVPTEKFVETIKANPDVKIVGCSALLTTTMPALKATVEALNTQDFRGNIKVMVGGAPITQEFADEIGADAYTADAASAAQKAKELVA from the coding sequence ATGAGTAAGATTCAGGTTGTTGCAGATGCTGTTGCTGCTGGAAAAGCAAAACTGGTTGGCGGATTGGTACAGGAAGCACTGGATGACGGATGCCAGGCTGTAGACGTATTGAACGCTATGATCGATGCAATGGGCGTTGTAGGTGAACGTTTCAAAAACAACGAGATCTTTGTTCCTGAAATGTTAGTTGCTGCACGTGCTATGAAAAAAGGCGTTGAGGTCCTGAAACCGCATCTGGCAAGCGGAAGCGCTGGTGTCTGCGGCAAAATGGTCATCGGAACCGTTGCAGGCGACCTGCATGATATCGGCAAAAACCTTGTAGCTATGATGATTGAAAGTGCCGGATTTGAAGTGATCGACTTAGGCGTTGATGTACCTACAGAGAAATTCGTAGAGACCATCAAAGCAAACCCGGATGTTAAGATTGTTGGATGTTCCGCTCTTCTGACCACTACTATGCCTGCATTAAAAGCCACTGTAGAGGCATTAAATACTCAGGATTTCCGTGGAAATATTAAAGTTATGGTTGGCGGCGCTCCTATTACACAGGAATTTGCTGATGAGATCGGCGCTGACGCTTATACTGCTGATGCTGCATCCGCAGCTCAGAAAGCAAAAGAGCTTGTAGCATAA
- a CDS encoding DUF2284 domain-containing protein, protein MIDYEQLVKLGTDTGFSHIAPLKGSTIKLLPEVRQMCEANTCGMYGKRWSCPPGCGTLEDCRARIQQYKNGILVQTVGQLEDAMDGETMMETEALHKKNFFAMEKLLRETYPDMLAIGAGCCTRCETCTYPDEPCRFPKKAFSSMEAYGMLVTQICKANDMTYYYGPCTIAYTSCFLLE, encoded by the coding sequence ATGATCGACTATGAACAACTGGTGAAACTGGGAACAGATACCGGCTTCTCCCATATAGCACCACTAAAAGGCAGCACCATCAAGCTGCTTCCGGAGGTACGCCAAATGTGCGAAGCCAACACATGCGGAATGTACGGCAAACGCTGGAGCTGCCCTCCGGGATGCGGGACCCTGGAAGACTGCCGTGCCAGAATCCAGCAGTATAAAAACGGGATCCTGGTTCAGACCGTAGGCCAACTGGAGGATGCCATGGATGGGGAAACCATGATGGAGACAGAGGCTTTGCATAAGAAAAACTTCTTTGCCATGGAAAAACTGCTGAGGGAAACCTATCCGGACATGCTGGCCATAGGCGCAGGCTGCTGTACCAGATGTGAAACCTGCACCTACCCTGACGAGCCCTGCCGCTTCCCTAAAAAGGCCTTTTCTTCTATGGAAGCCTATGGTATGCTGGTCACTCAAATCTGCAAAGCCAACGATATGACTTATTATTATGGTCCCTGCACCATTGCCTATACCAGTTGTTTTCTGCTGGAGTAA
- a CDS encoding uroporphyrinogen decarboxylase family protein, with amino-acid sequence MLTRRQNLLETIRGGHPDRYVNQYEALGMIFGNPYTAASPSPEYGKPPIKNAWGVTMVWPDGTPGGFPIHDEEHIVCKDITHWRDYVKAPRLDYSDAEWEPFIAETEKVDRNEYFVTQFIAPGLFEQCHHLQEIQNALINFYEEPECTHELIEFLTDWELQYAEKICKYIKPDAIFHHDDWGSQTSTFISPDMFEEFFLPSYKKIYGYYKDHGVEVVIHHADSYAATLVPFMIEMGIDIWQGCMTSNNIADLIAKYGEKVTFMGGIDSASVDRPDWTPELVEKEVRRACQEYGTKYYIPCITQGLGISTFPGVYETASEAIEKVSKEMFK; translated from the coding sequence ATGTTGACCAGAAGACAGAATTTATTAGAGACGATCCGCGGCGGTCATCCAGACCGTTATGTAAACCAATACGAGGCATTGGGAATGATTTTCGGCAATCCTTATACGGCTGCCAGCCCAAGCCCGGAATACGGCAAACCCCCGATCAAAAACGCATGGGGCGTAACCATGGTGTGGCCTGACGGAACACCTGGCGGATTCCCGATCCACGATGAAGAACATATTGTCTGCAAAGATATCACGCACTGGAGAGATTATGTGAAAGCTCCGCGCCTGGATTATTCTGATGCAGAGTGGGAGCCATTTATTGCTGAAACGGAAAAAGTAGACCGCAATGAATATTTTGTCACCCAGTTTATTGCACCGGGACTTTTTGAGCAGTGCCACCATCTGCAGGAGATCCAGAACGCGCTGATCAATTTCTATGAGGAACCGGAATGTACCCACGAATTGATTGAATTCCTCACAGACTGGGAACTGCAGTACGCAGAAAAGATCTGCAAATATATCAAACCGGACGCCATCTTCCATCATGATGACTGGGGAAGCCAGACTTCCACCTTTATCTCCCCGGATATGTTTGAAGAATTTTTCCTTCCGTCCTACAAAAAAATTTACGGCTACTACAAAGACCACGGCGTAGAAGTTGTGATCCACCATGCGGATTCCTACGCGGCAACTCTGGTTCCGTTTATGATCGAAATGGGAATCGACATCTGGCAGGGCTGTATGACCTCCAATAACATTGCGGATCTGATCGCCAAATACGGCGAGAAGGTTACCTTCATGGGTGGTATTGACAGTGCTTCCGTAGACCGTCCCGACTGGACACCGGAGCTGGTGGAAAAAGAAGTACGCCGCGCCTGCCAGGAATACGGCACAAAATATTACATTCCGTGTATTACCCAGGGTCTGGGAATCAGTACCTTCCCGGGTGTTTATGAGACAGCCAGTGAGGCAATTGAGAAAGTAAGCAAAGAGATGTTCAAATAA
- a CDS encoding cobalamin-dependent protein (Presence of a B(12) (cobalamin)-binding domain implies dependence on cobalamin itself, in one of its several forms, or in some unusual lineages, dependence on a cobalamin-like analog.) produces MTTLEELRQAIEDGHPRDAQFLVSRALDEHIHPSVVVEQAMVPAMKTVGEYYKQNDADIPKILAAARSVRKGFDILEERCGALEEQSIGTVILGTVEGDLHDVGKNLVAIMFRSAGFKVIDLGVDIPEKQFLKAVRDNPQVSIVCISSLLTTSIPEMQQVVKSLRRHDKQHRLKIMVGGGAVTQEFADSIGADAYTETAVDAAEKAKTFIV; encoded by the coding sequence ATGACTACTTTAGAAGAACTTCGTCAGGCAATTGAAGACGGGCATCCGCGTGATGCCCAGTTTCTTGTGTCCAGAGCTTTGGATGAACATATCCATCCTTCCGTCGTTGTGGAACAGGCTATGGTACCTGCCATGAAGACTGTAGGGGAATATTACAAGCAGAACGATGCTGATATCCCCAAAATACTGGCGGCTGCCCGCAGTGTGAGAAAAGGATTTGACATCCTGGAGGAGCGATGCGGCGCCTTGGAAGAACAAAGCATTGGCACTGTTATTCTGGGTACTGTCGAAGGAGACCTGCACGATGTTGGAAAAAACCTGGTTGCGATCATGTTCCGCAGTGCCGGCTTCAAGGTCATTGACCTCGGAGTTGACATTCCGGAAAAGCAATTCCTGAAAGCGGTTCGTGATAATCCGCAGGTTTCCATTGTATGTATCTCATCCCTGCTCACCACCTCCATACCGGAAATGCAGCAGGTTGTCAAATCTCTGCGCCGCCACGACAAGCAGCACCGGCTGAAGATCATGGTGGGAGGCGGTGCTGTCACACAGGAATTCGCCGACTCCATCGGTGCGGACGCCTACACGGAAACCGCAGTGGATGCTGCGGAAAAAGCCAAGACATTTATCGTATAA
- a CDS encoding alpha-galactosidase, giving the protein MAIKKDTTGKLFTLLTKNSMYQMKVDDLDFLVHTWFGKRTQVFDYSYLNAGRDRGFSGNPYAAGDNRAYSLDTLPQEFPTYGNGDYRESAVRLRYASGASSCEFRYASAEILEGKYSLPGLPAFYALEEDTADTLVITLKDSTGSVYVHLYYGVLEEKDIITRSVTVENKGDSPVYLERIMSTCTDFQYGDFDFISFYGRHAMERLYSRTQVHHGIQSVGSTRGASSHHYNPFVMLAAKDTTETRGECYGFSFLYSGDFLAEAEKDQSGQTRFLMGIHPDNFCYKLESGDSFHAPEAAMVYSADGMEAISHRFHCAIRNNLCRGEYKKARRPVLINNWEGTYFNFTGDKLVEMAKQAKDLGAELFVMDDGWFGKRDSDNSGLGDWIVNEKKLGCSLHDLSRRIHDLGLKFGIWFEPECISEDSGLYRAHPDWAFKVPEKDPVRSRYQLVLDFSRKEVRDHIYKMMCDVLDNAQVEYLKWDFNRSIGDIFSAALPADRQGEAAHKYVLGLYEFLENLNRRYPHMLIEGCSGGGGRFDAGMLYYTPQIWTSDDTDSIERLKIQYGTSFAYPVSTMGAHVSASPNHQTGRAASLATRATVAMAGTFGYELDPAKLSEQEKKEVREQIETFKKYYFLIQDGTYYRLASPYENEEYTVWEFAARDKSEALLGIVSTKLTANNLFTCIRLRGLDPDAMYRIGDKIYLGAALMDAGLPMPVPDAEYQSWNLHLVKES; this is encoded by the coding sequence ATGGCTATAAAGAAAGATACTACAGGAAAATTATTCACCCTGCTTACCAAAAACAGCATGTACCAGATGAAAGTGGATGACCTGGACTTTCTGGTACACACCTGGTTCGGAAAAAGAACACAGGTATTTGACTACTCCTATCTGAATGCGGGAAGAGACCGGGGCTTTTCCGGCAATCCTTACGCTGCAGGCGATAACCGGGCCTATTCCCTGGACACCCTTCCCCAGGAATTTCCCACCTACGGCAACGGTGACTACCGTGAGAGCGCTGTACGGCTCCGTTATGCGTCCGGTGCTTCCTCCTGTGAATTCCGCTATGCGTCCGCTGAGATCTTGGAGGGCAAATATTCCCTTCCGGGCCTGCCTGCGTTCTACGCCCTGGAGGAAGACACTGCCGACACCCTGGTCATCACCCTGAAGGACAGCACCGGCAGCGTATATGTCCATCTCTATTACGGTGTCCTGGAAGAAAAGGATATCATCACCAGAAGCGTGACCGTGGAAAACAAAGGAGACTCTCCTGTTTATCTGGAGCGGATCATGAGCACCTGTACCGATTTCCAGTACGGAGATTTTGACTTTATCAGTTTCTACGGACGTCATGCCATGGAAAGACTGTACTCCCGCACACAGGTCCATCACGGCATCCAGTCTGTGGGCAGCACAAGGGGCGCATCCAGCCACCACTACAATCCCTTTGTAATGCTGGCCGCAAAAGATACCACAGAGACCCGCGGGGAATGCTACGGATTTTCCTTTCTCTACAGCGGTGACTTCCTTGCCGAAGCGGAAAAAGATCAGAGCGGACAGACCAGATTCCTCATGGGAATACACCCGGATAATTTCTGCTATAAGCTGGAATCAGGCGATTCCTTCCACGCGCCGGAGGCAGCCATGGTTTACAGCGCAGATGGGATGGAAGCCATCAGCCACCGTTTCCACTGTGCCATCCGCAATAACCTCTGCAGAGGGGAATACAAAAAAGCCCGCCGCCCTGTTCTTATCAACAACTGGGAGGGCACCTATTTTAATTTCACCGGGGACAAACTGGTAGAAATGGCAAAGCAGGCCAAAGACCTGGGCGCAGAACTGTTTGTTATGGATGACGGATGGTTCGGCAAACGTGACAGTGACAATTCCGGCCTGGGTGACTGGATCGTAAATGAAAAGAAACTGGGCTGTTCCTTACATGACCTTTCCCGCAGGATCCATGACCTTGGGCTTAAATTCGGCATCTGGTTTGAGCCGGAATGTATCTCCGAGGACAGCGGTCTATACCGGGCACATCCTGACTGGGCCTTTAAAGTTCCTGAGAAAGACCCGGTGAGAAGCCGTTACCAGCTTGTCCTGGATTTCTCCCGGAAAGAAGTCCGTGACCATATTTACAAAATGATGTGCGATGTGCTGGACAACGCACAGGTGGAATACCTGAAGTGGGATTTTAACCGCAGTATCGGTGACATTTTCTCCGCGGCCCTTCCCGCAGACCGCCAGGGCGAAGCCGCACACAAATACGTGCTGGGACTTTACGAATTCCTGGAAAATTTAAACCGGCGCTATCCCCACATGCTCATAGAGGGATGCAGCGGCGGCGGCGGAAGATTTGACGCAGGTATGTTATACTACACGCCTCAGATTTGGACCAGCGATGACACAGACTCCATTGAACGTCTGAAAATTCAGTACGGCACCTCATTTGCCTATCCTGTCAGCACCATGGGCGCCCATGTATCCGCTTCCCCCAACCACCAGACCGGAAGGGCTGCCTCCCTGGCAACAAGAGCCACTGTAGCTATGGCCGGCACCTTCGGCTATGAGCTGGACCCGGCAAAACTGTCTGAACAGGAAAAAAAGGAAGTCAGGGAACAGATCGAGACCTTTAAAAAATATTATTTCCTCATTCAGGACGGTACCTACTACCGCCTGGCAAGTCCTTACGAAAATGAGGAGTACACCGTATGGGAATTCGCAGCCCGGGACAAGAGCGAAGCCCTGCTTGGCATTGTCTCCACAAAGCTCACAGCAAACAATCTCTTTACCTGCATTCGTCTGCGGGGACTGGATCCGGATGCCATGTACCGTATAGGCGATAAAATCTATCTGGGCGCTGCTCTCATGGATGCAGGGCTGCCCATGCCGGTGCCGGATGCAGAATATCAGAGCTGGAACCTGCATTTGGTAAAAGAATCCTAG
- a CDS encoding ASKHA domain-containing protein, which translates to MNTHQVTFIREGKCILAEEGTTVLQAQRQAGLDPDAPCGGQGTCGKCMVHVTKGPVTGILKACQTKITGDMTVDTLVREKEHAILAEGFSRPVPLHPLLRFGKIHIRKVKPGDNLSDWDRLKLALEETFKESMEHLKPDLEIASGLYEMLKETDTWYAAVSHDTLLDLQKEPVKGYLAAFDIGTTTVVGYLMDARTGRVLAVESSMNPQAQYGADVIMRANYALENGTGNLSACIRRTVQSILDSLAEKAGIPTDSIYQICIVGNTCMHHLFLGISPGALVHAPYNPAISQLLFLDAASYDLRIHPRGQLILLPDVAGFVGADTMGCLLCIRPDQQEDISLMIDIGTNGEMVLGNKDRLAACSTAAGPAFEGAKIECGMRGASGAVDHVEYRDGTWSYTTVGGEKAIGICGSGLIDLIACLRKAGIIDEAGKLLSEDGTAAFTLVPAKESGNGSPVYLSQKDVREVQLAKAAIAAGIRLLQKELGITEEQIAHVYIAGAFGNYMNPESACDIGLIPICLKKKIVPVGNAAGEGSKIALINREELFYSDTLAKEISFVELAASPEFQDCFVDELEFPEQ; encoded by the coding sequence TTGAATACACATCAAGTAACTTTTATCCGTGAAGGTAAATGCATCCTGGCAGAAGAAGGCACCACTGTCCTGCAGGCACAGCGGCAGGCAGGCCTGGATCCGGATGCCCCCTGCGGCGGGCAGGGTACCTGCGGAAAATGCATGGTACACGTGACAAAAGGCCCCGTGACCGGCATTCTCAAAGCCTGCCAGACAAAGATCACAGGGGATATGACAGTTGACACCCTTGTGAGAGAAAAAGAACATGCCATTCTGGCTGAAGGCTTTTCCCGCCCGGTACCGCTCCATCCTCTGCTCCGGTTCGGCAAAATACATATCCGCAAGGTAAAGCCAGGGGATAATCTGTCCGACTGGGACCGCCTGAAACTGGCGCTGGAGGAAACCTTTAAAGAGAGCATGGAACATTTAAAACCCGATCTGGAAATAGCCTCCGGGCTGTATGAAATGCTCAAGGAGACGGACACCTGGTATGCGGCAGTGTCTCATGACACCCTTCTTGACTTGCAGAAAGAGCCTGTCAAGGGATACCTGGCCGCCTTTGACATCGGGACCACTACGGTTGTAGGGTATCTGATGGATGCACGCACAGGCAGAGTCCTGGCAGTGGAGAGCAGTATGAATCCCCAGGCCCAGTATGGCGCTGATGTGATCATGCGCGCCAACTATGCACTTGAAAACGGAACCGGAAACCTGAGTGCCTGCATACGCCGGACTGTCCAGTCGATCCTGGATTCCCTGGCTGAAAAAGCAGGCATCCCCACAGACAGCATATACCAGATCTGTATCGTGGGCAATACCTGTATGCACCACCTGTTTCTGGGCATATCCCCGGGAGCCCTTGTACATGCCCCTTACAATCCGGCCATCAGCCAGCTTCTCTTTTTGGATGCCGCCTCTTATGACCTGCGCATCCATCCTAGAGGACAGCTTATCCTGCTTCCGGATGTGGCGGGCTTTGTAGGTGCTGATACCATGGGATGCCTGCTCTGTATCCGCCCGGACCAGCAGGAAGATATCTCTCTGATGATCGACATAGGAACCAACGGAGAGATGGTACTGGGCAACAAAGACCGGCTGGCAGCTTGTTCCACAGCCGCAGGCCCTGCTTTTGAGGGGGCTAAGATCGAATGCGGCATGAGAGGCGCATCCGGTGCTGTGGACCACGTGGAATACAGGGATGGCACATGGAGCTATACCACTGTAGGCGGAGAAAAAGCCATTGGTATCTGCGGCTCCGGCCTGATCGACCTGATCGCCTGCCTGAGAAAAGCGGGGATCATAGATGAGGCCGGAAAACTTCTGTCAGAGGACGGCACAGCCGCCTTTACACTTGTCCCTGCCAAGGAGAGCGGAAACGGCAGCCCCGTTTATCTCAGTCAAAAGGATGTCCGGGAGGTACAGCTTGCCAAAGCCGCCATCGCTGCCGGTATCCGGCTTCTTCAAAAAGAGCTTGGCATCACCGAGGAGCAGATTGCCCATGTATATATAGCCGGAGCCTTCGGCAACTACATGAACCCTGAAAGCGCCTGTGACATTGGCCTCATCCCCATTTGCCTGAAAAAGAAAATCGTACCGGTGGGAAATGCTGCCGGAGAGGGTTCCAAGATAGCGCTCATCAACAGGGAAGAGTTATTCTACTCGGATACACTGGCAAAGGAGATATCCTTTGTTGAACTGGCTGCTTCCCCGGAATTCCAGGACTGCTTTGTGGACGAACTGGAATTCCCGGAACAATAA
- a CDS encoding methyltetrahydrofolate cobalamin methyltransferase, producing MIIIGEKINGSIPAVAKAIAERDAEFIKDRARKQAAANATYIDCCASVAEEVEVETLKWMIECIQEVTDLPISVDSPSADVLKEAYKFCNKPGLFNSVSGEGSKIDTIFPIMAMEENKGWEVIALLSDDTGIPKSAADRLRVFDNIMAKAEEYHISPSRIHIDPLVEMLCTSEDGIAMNIEVIETVRKRYPNIHITAAISNISFNLPVRKLINYGFMILAMNAGLDSAIMDPTNRDMLGLVYATEALMGEDDFCMEYIGAYRQGLIGPAPKN from the coding sequence ATGATAATTATTGGGGAAAAGATCAACGGCTCCATACCGGCAGTTGCAAAAGCCATCGCTGAGAGGGATGCGGAGTTCATCAAAGACCGCGCCAGAAAACAAGCTGCTGCCAACGCCACCTACATAGACTGCTGTGCTTCCGTTGCGGAAGAAGTTGAGGTTGAAACTTTAAAATGGATGATCGAATGTATTCAGGAAGTTACAGACCTTCCAATCTCTGTGGACAGTCCCAGCGCCGATGTTTTGAAAGAGGCCTACAAGTTCTGTAATAAACCGGGTCTTTTCAATTCTGTATCAGGAGAGGGCAGCAAGATTGATACCATCTTCCCGATCATGGCAATGGAAGAAAACAAAGGATGGGAAGTAATCGCACTGTTAAGTGATGATACCGGCATTCCAAAATCTGCCGCTGACCGTCTCCGTGTATTTGACAACATTATGGCAAAAGCGGAAGAATACCACATCAGCCCCAGCCGTATCCACATTGACCCGCTGGTAGAGATGCTGTGTACTTCTGAAGATGGCATCGCCATGAACATTGAAGTCATTGAGACAGTACGGAAAAGATATCCGAACATCCACATTACGGCAGCCATCAGTAATATTTCCTTCAACCTGCCGGTCCGCAAGCTGATAAATTACGGCTTCATGATCCTGGCTATGAACGCAGGACTTGACAGTGCTATCATGGATCCTACAAACCGTGATATGCTGGGACTTGTATATGCCACAGAGGCACTTATGGGCGAGGATGATTTCTGTATGGAATACATCGGCGCTTACCGCCAGGGACTGATCGGACCTGCTCCGAAGAATTAA
- a CDS encoding PucR family transcriptional regulator, whose amino-acid sequence MKLTFYQIYYHLKKKYEARRISCNPGKIKVERPVYYREGQLCRGHLILIESGELRRIDLKSSLWKDCIFICFGEVDDIFCRIDTDLLVLDKKESREQVLNDLQEIFQYFEDVERAVTDVFMENQDFGELIDCFGRIFDTSLALTDANFSYVALADRDGKFKKGFINESHALPMPLVSQLISDPSYQRSTTLAGVYTYSLEQMTFLCKNLFFEGEFTGKLLAVSCTSPLDNEYHKDLLHMAADYVERMYERFGAFHIADRALDSLHEMLRLKLRGNSVPGERLRTALVNVSWSEDDLYYLIQMRPSYRYDKSLYDKYLCPQMELQWKDTCCVAYNDSLMVLLNGSRLHMTDFQPELAYFLRENLLAAGVSRRFRGFEGIQTAFKQTDIALEMGIKEDSTPWYFRFDDYALDYILIHGRGEFEPEQICAPGLLVLKGHDAKMHTEYYKTLYCYFQCRYNAALTAKKLFIHRSTFLNRLERILELTQMDLEDFRSRLYLSASFYIMEEEN is encoded by the coding sequence ATGAAACTTACTTTTTACCAAATTTATTATCATCTGAAAAAAAAGTATGAAGCCAGGAGAATTTCCTGCAATCCCGGTAAGATCAAGGTGGAAAGGCCTGTTTATTACAGGGAGGGACAGTTGTGCAGGGGGCACCTGATTTTGATCGAGAGTGGTGAACTGAGAAGAATAGACCTGAAGTCATCCCTGTGGAAGGATTGTATTTTTATCTGTTTTGGGGAAGTGGATGATATATTTTGTCGGATTGATACAGACCTGCTTGTGCTGGACAAAAAAGAATCCAGAGAGCAGGTGCTCAATGACCTGCAGGAGATTTTCCAGTATTTTGAGGATGTGGAGCGCGCGGTGACGGATGTTTTTATGGAGAACCAGGATTTCGGAGAACTGATAGACTGCTTCGGCAGAATCTTTGACACCTCCCTGGCTCTGACAGATGCCAATTTTTCATATGTGGCGCTGGCTGACAGGGATGGGAAATTTAAAAAAGGATTTATCAACGAAAGCCATGCACTGCCCATGCCGCTGGTGAGCCAGCTGATCTCAGACCCGTCTTACCAGCGGAGCACAACGCTTGCCGGGGTGTATACCTATTCGCTGGAGCAGATGACCTTTCTCTGCAAGAACCTGTTTTTCGAGGGGGAGTTTACAGGCAAACTGCTGGCTGTATCCTGCACCTCACCGTTGGATAATGAATACCACAAAGACCTGCTCCATATGGCGGCAGATTATGTGGAGCGGATGTATGAGCGGTTCGGGGCCTTTCACATAGCTGACCGTGCCTTAGACAGCCTGCATGAAATGCTCAGGCTGAAACTGAGGGGGAATTCTGTTCCCGGTGAGAGGCTCAGGACCGCTCTGGTCAATGTTTCCTGGTCAGAAGATGATCTCTATTACCTGATCCAGATGCGTCCGAGCTACAGGTATGATAAGTCCCTGTATGACAAATACCTGTGTCCTCAGATGGAACTTCAGTGGAAGGATACTTGTTGTGTGGCATATAATGACAGCCTGATGGTTCTGCTGAACGGCAGCAGGCTTCATATGACAGACTTTCAGCCGGAGCTGGCTTATTTTTTAAGGGAAAACCTTCTTGCAGCAGGAGTCAGCCGGAGATTCCGGGGGTTTGAGGGGATACAGACAGCCTTTAAGCAGACCGATATCGCCCTCGAGATGGGGATAAAAGAAGACTCCACACCATGGTACTTCAGGTTTGATGACTATGCGCTGGATTATATTCTCATACATGGAAGAGGGGAATTTGAACCGGAGCAGATCTGTGCTCCCGGGCTTTTGGTACTGAAAGGGCATGATGCGAAAATGCATACAGAGTACTATAAGACCTTGTACTGCTATTTTCAGTGCAGATATAACGCGGCACTGACAGCAAAAAAACTGTTTATACATAGAAGTACATTCCTGAACCGGCTGGAGAGGATCCTTGAACTGACCCAGATGGATCTGGAGGATTTCCGTTCCAGGCTTTACCTGTCCGCCTCCTTTTATATTATGGAGGAGGAGAATTAA